The Oncorhynchus mykiss isolate Arlee chromosome 20, USDA_OmykA_1.1, whole genome shotgun sequence genome includes a region encoding these proteins:
- the LOC110499020 gene encoding uncharacterized protein LOC110499020 isoform X2 encodes MASTEQSAVDYIQNSRILLVDSLENHSLVIDHLHYHNVLHHEEVSYLSSMYEKSERSRKMLDMTVCKGEATCYELLKILYTTRTVSLKQDMHYWISCFSFRDDPKLQIDFTPTDSKLCFKYMRQLKLKAIRIYEARQKKRMYWLKNSSTLKPFTYIPLVLDPDGSVFQKSKISKNKAYKKSRSKKLQTYIPAFKRKLSPDNLLTGNEKKILLVGKPGIGKTTVAQEILNLWAQKEDNAVSYMFYFNESLMRSMSHSDDPTTLKSLLFGKYVKPEEGIEEILQDIEQNSENVIIVFDGIMDTISNSVVKRILEKDLLCDAKIVTTCRPEAEDCGFLSDWPSYRVEVHGFNDASIRSFFRWMFDTDEDAICRILNNPELFSLCHVPMYAFIVTACICLSVSKDHPCTVTEMYVQILRDILKILNDQTTEHLGEYMHRQKEALRSLAESAYQAMLGKTVNVTRLDGEDHSVVDAFLTSSAAKDTSTSSWAFLHNTMQEFWASVFLLMTPDKITQVLQQCQTEEGKYLKHIFSFLCGLSSQSNNMVESIKFLISEEEVRELSDKYIEKIIDSFIYCETQPDPDESNSDVDMENLLFICQCLYEHQSPEACLLLLEKVGYEFNLSGEQLDPQQCCAVSYVISQSKDRNVQLDLEDCSLSDPGLRLILRALENLTMLRLDSITQLQMWKVALRSGLQRDCDNLLRLCESEIHLSVQEQEMWKPAEEVLKQKRPEHIHLCLHVGQGTQHITTSSMKIIFDRLSNIADIRFISLNDQKTHSWNEEVKSLQMDLYIQGALYEVTTGQKCVEGLRPVLAHLIHSDSIEEQSKFVVSLYSKAHDTQEGLLPVLQPVFQTTPAVWYIDLSEKGTSGILEVLKFLNVKKPVELWWSDEESERELTIFLQCLPYISELRFNDCIPNTNDAIKVLVDLFICAATLQGETLNMLSSVCGYSAFPFADQDNAGQCDFLLDLYSHVSDYETQTGRSVLPALLPLYRTAPAVWSVDLSERKASLLLEVLKLQPEKRPVELRDWSGDESDVRSFLQCLPYISHLRFLSRQDEGELPEEWRITFFPWSCRFLLKVFLQGAVNDILSGQRSVEALLSALGLAHSYDSTEKCMLLLDLYSHAKDYEIHTGRSVLPGLQPVYWSTPAVWSIDLSERKASLLLEVLKLQPGMRPVELRGCSDDKSDVRSFLPCLPYISHLICDCQFFLSMCDALSVGSEGDALLSHSLLQALHYTLTLSGWLPSVRCEAVGAVLGQSTADEELDVTLTPQSISLQGAKLLFKQVKELHKLRMNEMATVKLARMSLLCKRPMIVKELTLVLSRPNPTKRVQCRVISSLASLLTVWTVRSLDLTDCPIEGYLLTPLLCHRGPLTIRLSEEILQQLAVVVYEAQNEELTQCFLEKVDGDLSNCRLDWNVLHYLLKTTTQPITINLRRSRIRQQDMPHLLPFLNNIHFQRMNSHFERTALKEIHQQRAGHMVTTLVRSSDEWINLNNLVLKQDDCEALRFALHYSDGVKLNLLWTVIPKEEMGKILTLLHRVSELRSLSTSLSISVSMVFSSSCTRFKYLVSS; translated from the exons ATGGCAAGCACTGAACAGTCTGCTGTTGACTATATCCAAAATAGCAGAATACTTCTTGTGGATAGCCTTGAGAACCACTCCCTGGTTATTGACCACTTGCATTATCACAACGTGCTCCATCATGAGGAGGTCTCTTATCTGTCCTCCATGTATGAGAAGTCTGAAAGATCCAGAAAAATGCTGGACATGACTGTTTGCAAAGGGGAGGCTACCTGCTATGAGCTTTTGAAGATATTGTACACCACCAGGACAGTTTCACTCAAACAAGATATGCATTATTGGATCAGCTGCTTTTCTTTCAGAGATGACCCAAAACTACAGATTGACTTCACTCCTACTG ATTCCAAACTTTGCTTCAAGTACATGAGGCAGTTGAAATTGAAAGCGATTCGGATTTATGAGGCAAGACAAAAAAAGCGCATGTATTGGCTAAAAAACAGTTCTACATTAAAACCATTCACATACATACCTCTTGTTTTGGACCCCGACGGAAGTGTGTTTCAAAAAAGCAAGATCTCCAAAAACAAGGCCTACAAAAAATCTCGCTCAAAAAAACTTCAAACTTACATTCCAGCATTCAAGAGAAAATTATCCCCTGATAATTTACTGACaggaaatgagaaaaaaattctgCTGGTTGGAAAACCTGGGATAGGTAAGACTACAGTTGCCCAGGAGATTTTGAATCTTTGGGCACAGAAAGAGGACAATGCGGTGAGCTACATGTTTTACTTCAATGAATCCTTGATGAGGTCTATGTCCCACTCTGATGACCCCACGACTCTGAAGTCACTTTTGTTTGGCAAATACGTCAAACCAGAGGAAGGGATTGAGGAGATTTTGCAAGATATTGAACAGAATTCTGAAAATGTCATAATTGTGTTTGATGGAATCATGGACACAATCAGCAATTCTGTAGTGAAGCGCATTTTAGAGAAAGACCTTCTGTGTGATGCTAAGATTGTGACCACATGCAGACCAGAGGCAGAAGACTGTGGGTTTCTGTCTGACTGGCCATCTTATCGAGTGGAAGTACACGGATTCAATGACGCGTCAATCAGATCTTTCTTTAGGTGGATGTTTGATACAGATGAGGATGCCATTTGCAGAATTTTGAATAACCCTGAACTCTTTAGTCTTTGTCATGTCCCAATGTACGCCTTCATAGTGACTGCCTGCATCTGTTTGAGTGTTTCTAAAGATCATCCTTGCACTGTAACAGAAATGTATGTACAGATCTTGCGAGATATCTTGAAAATACTCAATGACCAAACTACAGAACACCTGGGTGAATACATGCATCGCCAAAAGGAGGCCCTCAGGTCTCTTGCTGAAAGCGCTTACCAAGCAATGCTGGGCAAAACAGTCAACGTGACAAGATTGGATGGCGAAGACCACAGTGTGGTAGATGCTTTTCTGACGTCATCTGCTGCCAAGGACACATCAACATCATCTTGGGCTTTTCTCCACAACACAATGCAGGAGTTTTGGGCCTCTGTTTTTCTGTTGATGACACCAGACAAAATCACCCAAGTCCTTCAGCAGTGCCAGACCGAAGAAGGAAAGTACTTGAAGCACATTTTCTCATTCTTGTGTGGACTTTCTAGTCAGTCCAATAACATGGTTGAATCAATTAAATTCTTGATTTCTGAGGAAGAGGTGAGAGAACTATCTGACAAGTACATTGAAAAGATCATAGACTCATTCATCTACTGTGAGACACAGCCGGACCCTGATGAATCCAATTCAGATGTTGATATGGAAAATCTCCTCTTCATTTGTCAATGCTTGTATGAGCACCAGTCACCTGAGGCCTGCTTACTCCTCCTAGAAAAAGTGGGCTACGAGTTTAATCTCAGTGGAGAACAGCTTGATCCTCAACAGTGCTGTGCAGTGTCATATGTGATCAGCCAATCCAAAGACAGGAATGTTCAACTGGACCTGGAAGACTGCTCTTTGTCAGATCCAGGACTAAGGCTGATTCTCAGGGCTTTGGAAAATCTCACAATGCTTAG ACTGGATTCCATTACACAACTGCAGATGTGGAAAGTTGCACTTCGCTCTGGCCTACAGAGAGACTGTGACAATTTGCTGAGACTGTGTGAATCTGAAATTCACCTGTCAGTCCAAGAGCAAGAGATGTGGAAGCCAGCAGAAGAGGTCCTGAAGCAGAAGAGACCAGAACATATTCATCTCTGTCTACATGTTGGTCAAGGCACCCAACATATTACCACATCATCAATGAAAATCATCTTTGACCGTTTGTCAAACATTGCAGATATCAG GTTCATTTCACTCAATGATCAAAAAACGCATTCATGGAATGAGGAAGTGAAGTCATTGCAGATGGATCTTTACATACAAGGAGCTCTCTATGAGGTGACGACAGGACAGAAATGCGTTGAGGGTTTGCGCCCTGTGCTCGCTCATTTGATTCACTCTGactctatagaggaacagagcaAATTTGTGGTTAGTCTGTACTCAAAGGCCCATGACACGCAGGAAGGACTTCTACCGGTGTTGCAGCCTGTTTTCCAGACAACTCCTGCAGTATGGTACATAGACCTCTCTGAGAAAGGAACCTCTGGTATCCTTGAAGTGCTGAAATTTCTGAATGTGAAGAAACCAGTTGAGCTGTGGTGGTCGgatgaagagagcgagagggaattGACCATTTTCCTTCAGTGTCTACCCTACATTTCAGAGCTGAG ATTCAACGACTGCATTCCGAACACCAATGATGCTATCAAGGTGCTTGTGGATCTCTTCATCTGTGCAGCAACGTTGCAAGGAGAGACGCTAAACATGCTTTCATCAGTATGTGGATACTCAGCTTTCCCCTTTGCTGATCAGGACAACGCTGGACAGTGTGATTTTCTGTTAGATCTGTACTCGCATGTGAGCGACTACGAGACTCAGACAGGCAGAAGTGTCCTTCCAGCGTTACTGCCACTTTACCGGACAGCTCCTGCAGTCTGGTCCGTAGACCTCTCTGAGAGAAAGGCCTCCCTCCTCCTAGAAGTGCTGAAACTCCAACCAGAGAAGAGACCGGTGGAACTGAGGGACTGGTCAGGTGACGAGAGTGACGTGAGGAGTTTCCTTCAGTGTCTACCCTACATATCACACCTCAG GTTTCTCTCCAGACAGGATGAGGGGGAGCTGCCTGAAGAGTGGAGGATCACATTCTTTCCATGGTCTTGTCGTTTCCTTTTGAAAGTGTTTCTTCAAGGAGCTGTTAATGACATACTGAGTGGACAGAGGTCTGTCGAGGCACTCCTGTCTGCTCTGGGGTTAGCTCATTCATATGACTCTACAGAGAAGTGTATGCTTCTGTTAGATCTGTACTCACATGCGAAGGACTATGAGATTCATACAGGCAGAAGTGTCCTTCCAGGGTTACAGCCAGTTTACTGGTCAACTCCTGCAGTCTGGTCAATAGACCTCTCGGAGAGAAAGGCCTCCCTCCTCCTAGAAGTGCTGAAACTCCAACCAGGGATGAGACCGGTAGAGTTGAGGGGTTGTTCAGATGACAAGAGTGACGTGAGGAGTTTCCTTCCGTGTCTACCCTACATTTCACACCTCAT TTGTGACTGCCAGTTCTTCCTGTCTATGTGTGATGCACTCTCTGTGGGTTCGGAGGGAGATGCACTGctatcccactctctcctccaggcCCTACACTACACTCTCACATTGTCCGGGTGGTTGCCCAGTGTACGCTGCGAGGCAGTAGGAGCAGTCCTAGGCCAGTCTACTGCTGACGAGGAACTGGACGTCACTCTCACCCCACAGAGTATCTCTCTCCAAGGAGCTAAACTTCTCTTCAAACAAGTGAAAGAGCTTCACAAGCTTAG AATGAATGAAATGGCAACAGTGAAGCTAGCTAGGATGTCACTTTTGTGCAAAAGGCCAATGATCGTTAAGGAGCTGACCCTGGTCTTATCTAGGCCAAATCCAACAAAACGGGTGCAGTGTAGAGTGATCAGTAGTTTAGCTTCACTACTGACAGTGTGGACCGTAAGAAGCTTGGATCTGACAGACTGTCCCATCGAGGGTTACCTTCTTACTCCTCTGTTGTGTCATCGGGGTCCGCTCACTATCAG ACTAAGTGAGGAGATTCTGCAACAGCTGGCAGTTGTGGTATATGAGGCTCAGAATGAGGAACTGACCCAGTGCTTCCTGGAGAAGGTTGATGGAGACCTGTCTAACTGTAGACTGGACTGGAATGTGCTTCACTACCTGCTGAAGACCACCACACAACCCATCACCATCAACCTCAGGAGGAGCAGAATCAGACAGCAAGACATGCCTCATCTTCTCCCGTTCCTGAATAATATTCACTTTCAAAG AATGAATTCCCACTTTGAGAGGACAGCGCTGAAAGAAATCCACCAACAACGTGCTGGTCACATGGTGACGACTTTAGTGAGGTCATCAGACGAATGGATCAACTTGAACAACCTGGTCTTGAAACAGGACGACTGTGAAGCACTGCGCTTTGCTTTACACTACAGTGACGGGGTGAAACTCAACCTGTTGTGGACTGTCATTCCAAAGGAGGAGATGGGGAAGATTCTGACTCTTCTGCACAGGGTCTCTGAACTCAGGTCTTTGTCCACATCACTGTCTATTAGTGTCTCAAtggttttttcttcttcttgtacCCGATTTAAGTATTTGGTTTCTAGTTGA
- the LOC110499020 gene encoding uncharacterized protein LOC110499020 isoform X1 gives MASTEQSAVDYIQNSRILLVDSLENHSLVIDHLHYHNVLHHEEVSYLSSMYEKSERSRKMLDMTVCKGEATCYELLKILYTTRTVSLKQDMHYWISCFSFRDDPKLQIDFTPTDSKLCFKYMRQLKLKAIRIYEARQKKRMYWLKNSSTLKPFTYIPLVLDPDGSVFQKSKISKNKAYKKSRSKKLQTYIPAFKRKLSPDNLLTGNEKKILLVGKPGIGKTTVAQEILNLWAQKEDNAVSYMFYFNESLMRSMSHSDDPTTLKSLLFGKYVKPEEGIEEILQDIEQNSENVIIVFDGIMDTISNSVVKRILEKDLLCDAKIVTTCRPEAEDCGFLSDWPSYRVEVHGFNDASIRSFFRWMFDTDEDAICRILNNPELFSLCHVPMYAFIVTACICLSVSKDHPCTVTEMYVQILRDILKILNDQTTEHLGEYMHRQKEALRSLAESAYQAMLGKTVNVTRLDGEDHSVVDAFLTSSAAKDTSTSSWAFLHNTMQEFWASVFLLMTPDKITQVLQQCQTEEGKYLKHIFSFLCGLSSQSNNMVESIKFLISEEEVRELSDKYIEKIIDSFIYCETQPDPDESNSDVDMENLLFICQCLYEHQSPEACLLLLEKVGYEFNLSGEQLDPQQCCAVSYVISQSKDRNVQLDLEDCSLSDPGLRLILRALENLTMLRLDSITQLQMWKVALRSGLQRDCDNLLRLCESEIHLSVQEQEMWKPAEEVLKQKRPEHIHLCLHVGQGTQHITTSSMKIIFDRLSNIADIRFISLNDQKTHSWNEEVKSLQMDLYIQGALYEVTTGQKCVEGLRPVLAHLIHSDSIEEQSKFVVSLYSKAHDTQEGLLPVLQPVFQTTPAVWYIDLSEKGTSGILEVLKFLNVKKPVELWWSDEESERELTIFLQCLPYISELRFNDCIPNTNDAIKVLVDLFICAATLQGETLNMLSSVCGYSAFPFADQDNAGQCDFLLDLYSHVSDYETQTGRSVLPALLPLYRTAPAVWSVDLSERKASLLLEVLKLQPEKRPVELRDWSGDESDVRSFLQCLPYISHLRFLSRQDEGELPEEWRITFFPWSCRFLLKVFLQGAVNDILSGQRSVEALLSALGLAHSYDSTEKCMLLLDLYSHAKDYEIHTGRSVLPGLQPVYWSTPAVWSIDLSERKASLLLEVLKLQPGMRPVELRGCSDDKSDVRSFLPCLPYISHLICDCQFFLSMCDALSVGSEGDALLSHSLLQALHYTLTLSGWLPSVRCEAVGAVLGQSTADEELDVTLTPQSISLQGAKLLFKQVKELHKLRMNEMATVKLARMSLLCKRPMIVKELTLVLSRPNPTKRVQCRVISSLASLLTVWTVRSLDLTDCPIEGYLLTPLLCHRGPLTIRLSEEILQQLAVVVYEAQNEELTQCFLEKVDGDLSNCRLDWNVLHYLLKTTTQPITINLRRSRIRQQDMPHLLPFLNNIHFQRMNSHFERTALKEIHQQRAGHMVTTLVRSSDEWINLNNLVLKQDDCEALRFALHYSDGVKLNLLWTVIPKEEMGKILTLLHRVSELRVDRKLLLELLHAWTGLITQTEAPAALLRVLNHKLDLSCSSAMDLSGQEEDTVLSLSSWDCRAISAAINKADGDTELILHDCQVEDAGLEEFYKESILQRVHLSLGKPILLQLLHLVFVGDGGRSERLASLLSRALGKELDLSHTPLDLMACSSLALILEHSEGLSELDLSDCHLTDTHLEFLLTHLHKAQVLK, from the exons ATGGCAAGCACTGAACAGTCTGCTGTTGACTATATCCAAAATAGCAGAATACTTCTTGTGGATAGCCTTGAGAACCACTCCCTGGTTATTGACCACTTGCATTATCACAACGTGCTCCATCATGAGGAGGTCTCTTATCTGTCCTCCATGTATGAGAAGTCTGAAAGATCCAGAAAAATGCTGGACATGACTGTTTGCAAAGGGGAGGCTACCTGCTATGAGCTTTTGAAGATATTGTACACCACCAGGACAGTTTCACTCAAACAAGATATGCATTATTGGATCAGCTGCTTTTCTTTCAGAGATGACCCAAAACTACAGATTGACTTCACTCCTACTG ATTCCAAACTTTGCTTCAAGTACATGAGGCAGTTGAAATTGAAAGCGATTCGGATTTATGAGGCAAGACAAAAAAAGCGCATGTATTGGCTAAAAAACAGTTCTACATTAAAACCATTCACATACATACCTCTTGTTTTGGACCCCGACGGAAGTGTGTTTCAAAAAAGCAAGATCTCCAAAAACAAGGCCTACAAAAAATCTCGCTCAAAAAAACTTCAAACTTACATTCCAGCATTCAAGAGAAAATTATCCCCTGATAATTTACTGACaggaaatgagaaaaaaattctgCTGGTTGGAAAACCTGGGATAGGTAAGACTACAGTTGCCCAGGAGATTTTGAATCTTTGGGCACAGAAAGAGGACAATGCGGTGAGCTACATGTTTTACTTCAATGAATCCTTGATGAGGTCTATGTCCCACTCTGATGACCCCACGACTCTGAAGTCACTTTTGTTTGGCAAATACGTCAAACCAGAGGAAGGGATTGAGGAGATTTTGCAAGATATTGAACAGAATTCTGAAAATGTCATAATTGTGTTTGATGGAATCATGGACACAATCAGCAATTCTGTAGTGAAGCGCATTTTAGAGAAAGACCTTCTGTGTGATGCTAAGATTGTGACCACATGCAGACCAGAGGCAGAAGACTGTGGGTTTCTGTCTGACTGGCCATCTTATCGAGTGGAAGTACACGGATTCAATGACGCGTCAATCAGATCTTTCTTTAGGTGGATGTTTGATACAGATGAGGATGCCATTTGCAGAATTTTGAATAACCCTGAACTCTTTAGTCTTTGTCATGTCCCAATGTACGCCTTCATAGTGACTGCCTGCATCTGTTTGAGTGTTTCTAAAGATCATCCTTGCACTGTAACAGAAATGTATGTACAGATCTTGCGAGATATCTTGAAAATACTCAATGACCAAACTACAGAACACCTGGGTGAATACATGCATCGCCAAAAGGAGGCCCTCAGGTCTCTTGCTGAAAGCGCTTACCAAGCAATGCTGGGCAAAACAGTCAACGTGACAAGATTGGATGGCGAAGACCACAGTGTGGTAGATGCTTTTCTGACGTCATCTGCTGCCAAGGACACATCAACATCATCTTGGGCTTTTCTCCACAACACAATGCAGGAGTTTTGGGCCTCTGTTTTTCTGTTGATGACACCAGACAAAATCACCCAAGTCCTTCAGCAGTGCCAGACCGAAGAAGGAAAGTACTTGAAGCACATTTTCTCATTCTTGTGTGGACTTTCTAGTCAGTCCAATAACATGGTTGAATCAATTAAATTCTTGATTTCTGAGGAAGAGGTGAGAGAACTATCTGACAAGTACATTGAAAAGATCATAGACTCATTCATCTACTGTGAGACACAGCCGGACCCTGATGAATCCAATTCAGATGTTGATATGGAAAATCTCCTCTTCATTTGTCAATGCTTGTATGAGCACCAGTCACCTGAGGCCTGCTTACTCCTCCTAGAAAAAGTGGGCTACGAGTTTAATCTCAGTGGAGAACAGCTTGATCCTCAACAGTGCTGTGCAGTGTCATATGTGATCAGCCAATCCAAAGACAGGAATGTTCAACTGGACCTGGAAGACTGCTCTTTGTCAGATCCAGGACTAAGGCTGATTCTCAGGGCTTTGGAAAATCTCACAATGCTTAG ACTGGATTCCATTACACAACTGCAGATGTGGAAAGTTGCACTTCGCTCTGGCCTACAGAGAGACTGTGACAATTTGCTGAGACTGTGTGAATCTGAAATTCACCTGTCAGTCCAAGAGCAAGAGATGTGGAAGCCAGCAGAAGAGGTCCTGAAGCAGAAGAGACCAGAACATATTCATCTCTGTCTACATGTTGGTCAAGGCACCCAACATATTACCACATCATCAATGAAAATCATCTTTGACCGTTTGTCAAACATTGCAGATATCAG GTTCATTTCACTCAATGATCAAAAAACGCATTCATGGAATGAGGAAGTGAAGTCATTGCAGATGGATCTTTACATACAAGGAGCTCTCTATGAGGTGACGACAGGACAGAAATGCGTTGAGGGTTTGCGCCCTGTGCTCGCTCATTTGATTCACTCTGactctatagaggaacagagcaAATTTGTGGTTAGTCTGTACTCAAAGGCCCATGACACGCAGGAAGGACTTCTACCGGTGTTGCAGCCTGTTTTCCAGACAACTCCTGCAGTATGGTACATAGACCTCTCTGAGAAAGGAACCTCTGGTATCCTTGAAGTGCTGAAATTTCTGAATGTGAAGAAACCAGTTGAGCTGTGGTGGTCGgatgaagagagcgagagggaattGACCATTTTCCTTCAGTGTCTACCCTACATTTCAGAGCTGAG ATTCAACGACTGCATTCCGAACACCAATGATGCTATCAAGGTGCTTGTGGATCTCTTCATCTGTGCAGCAACGTTGCAAGGAGAGACGCTAAACATGCTTTCATCAGTATGTGGATACTCAGCTTTCCCCTTTGCTGATCAGGACAACGCTGGACAGTGTGATTTTCTGTTAGATCTGTACTCGCATGTGAGCGACTACGAGACTCAGACAGGCAGAAGTGTCCTTCCAGCGTTACTGCCACTTTACCGGACAGCTCCTGCAGTCTGGTCCGTAGACCTCTCTGAGAGAAAGGCCTCCCTCCTCCTAGAAGTGCTGAAACTCCAACCAGAGAAGAGACCGGTGGAACTGAGGGACTGGTCAGGTGACGAGAGTGACGTGAGGAGTTTCCTTCAGTGTCTACCCTACATATCACACCTCAG GTTTCTCTCCAGACAGGATGAGGGGGAGCTGCCTGAAGAGTGGAGGATCACATTCTTTCCATGGTCTTGTCGTTTCCTTTTGAAAGTGTTTCTTCAAGGAGCTGTTAATGACATACTGAGTGGACAGAGGTCTGTCGAGGCACTCCTGTCTGCTCTGGGGTTAGCTCATTCATATGACTCTACAGAGAAGTGTATGCTTCTGTTAGATCTGTACTCACATGCGAAGGACTATGAGATTCATACAGGCAGAAGTGTCCTTCCAGGGTTACAGCCAGTTTACTGGTCAACTCCTGCAGTCTGGTCAATAGACCTCTCGGAGAGAAAGGCCTCCCTCCTCCTAGAAGTGCTGAAACTCCAACCAGGGATGAGACCGGTAGAGTTGAGGGGTTGTTCAGATGACAAGAGTGACGTGAGGAGTTTCCTTCCGTGTCTACCCTACATTTCACACCTCAT TTGTGACTGCCAGTTCTTCCTGTCTATGTGTGATGCACTCTCTGTGGGTTCGGAGGGAGATGCACTGctatcccactctctcctccaggcCCTACACTACACTCTCACATTGTCCGGGTGGTTGCCCAGTGTACGCTGCGAGGCAGTAGGAGCAGTCCTAGGCCAGTCTACTGCTGACGAGGAACTGGACGTCACTCTCACCCCACAGAGTATCTCTCTCCAAGGAGCTAAACTTCTCTTCAAACAAGTGAAAGAGCTTCACAAGCTTAG AATGAATGAAATGGCAACAGTGAAGCTAGCTAGGATGTCACTTTTGTGCAAAAGGCCAATGATCGTTAAGGAGCTGACCCTGGTCTTATCTAGGCCAAATCCAACAAAACGGGTGCAGTGTAGAGTGATCAGTAGTTTAGCTTCACTACTGACAGTGTGGACCGTAAGAAGCTTGGATCTGACAGACTGTCCCATCGAGGGTTACCTTCTTACTCCTCTGTTGTGTCATCGGGGTCCGCTCACTATCAG ACTAAGTGAGGAGATTCTGCAACAGCTGGCAGTTGTGGTATATGAGGCTCAGAATGAGGAACTGACCCAGTGCTTCCTGGAGAAGGTTGATGGAGACCTGTCTAACTGTAGACTGGACTGGAATGTGCTTCACTACCTGCTGAAGACCACCACACAACCCATCACCATCAACCTCAGGAGGAGCAGAATCAGACAGCAAGACATGCCTCATCTTCTCCCGTTCCTGAATAATATTCACTTTCAAAG AATGAATTCCCACTTTGAGAGGACAGCGCTGAAAGAAATCCACCAACAACGTGCTGGTCACATGGTGACGACTTTAGTGAGGTCATCAGACGAATGGATCAACTTGAACAACCTGGTCTTGAAACAGGACGACTGTGAAGCACTGCGCTTTGCTTTACACTACAGTGACGGGGTGAAACTCAACCTGTTGTGGACTGTCATTCCAAAGGAGGAGATGGGGAAGATTCTGACTCTTCTGCACAGGGTCTCTGAACTCAG GGTCGACAGGAAACTACTCCTGGAGCTCCTCCATGCCTGGACAGGATTGATAACACAAACAGAAGCACCCGCTGCACTGTTGAGGGTTCTGAATCACAAACTGGACCTCTCCTGCTCTTCTGCCATGGATCTGTCAGGGCAGGAGGAAGATACTGTTTTGAGCCTCAGTTCTTGGGACTGCAGGGCCATCTCTGCAGCCATCAATAAAGCTGATGGTGACACAGAGCTGATTCTACACGACTGTCAGGTTGAGGATGCAGGACTAGAGGAGTTTTACAAAGAGTCCATTTTACAAAGAGTCCATTTGAG CCTTGGAAAACCTATTTTGCTGCAGCTCCTTCACCTGGTATTTGTGGGAGATGGAGGCAGGTCAGAGAGACTTGCTTCACTACTATCCAGAGCCCTGGGGAAGGAACTGGACCTCAGTCATACCCCGTTGGACCTGATGGCCTGTTCGTCACTGGCATTGATTCTGGAGCACTCAGAAGGGCTTTCAGAGCTGGACCTCAGCGACTGCCATCTCACTGACACACATCTGGAGTTTCTGCTCACACATCTGCACAAGGCACAAGTCCTAAAGTAA